One Jannaschia sp. GRR-S6-38 genomic window carries:
- a CDS encoding SDR family oxidoreductase, protein MVAGIEGQVAVVTGGAQGIGLAVLRRLKAAGARLASWDANPAENTKMAAAEGVLAVDCDIADYAAVEAALARTTEALGPPAILVNSAGIAGPNMPVAEYDPATFARIVAINLNGTFHTNRAVVPGMVAAGYGRILNIASIAGKEGNPNACAYSASKAGVIGFTKSLGKELAGHDIAVNCVTPAAARTPIFDQMSQEHIDYMLSKIPRNRFLEVEEAAEMIAWSVSPANSFTTGAVFDLSGGRATY, encoded by the coding sequence ATGGTCGCAGGCATCGAGGGGCAGGTCGCGGTGGTCACCGGCGGCGCGCAGGGCATCGGGCTGGCGGTGCTGCGCCGGCTCAAGGCGGCGGGCGCGCGGCTGGCCAGCTGGGACGCGAACCCGGCCGAGAACACCAAGATGGCCGCCGCCGAGGGCGTGCTGGCCGTCGATTGCGACATCGCGGATTACGCGGCCGTCGAGGCCGCGCTCGCCCGCACGACCGAGGCGCTGGGCCCGCCCGCGATCCTCGTGAACTCGGCCGGGATCGCCGGGCCCAACATGCCCGTGGCCGAATACGACCCGGCCACCTTCGCCCGGATCGTCGCGATCAACCTGAACGGCACCTTCCACACCAACCGCGCCGTCGTGCCCGGCATGGTCGCGGCGGGCTACGGCCGCATCCTCAACATCGCCTCCATCGCCGGGAAGGAGGGCAACCCGAATGCCTGCGCCTATTCCGCCTCCAAGGCCGGCGTGATCGGCTTCACCAAGTCGCTCGGCAAGGAACTGGCCGGCCACGACATCGCCGTGAACTGCGTCACCCCCGCCGCCGCCCGCACCCCGATCTTCGACCAGATGAGCCAGGAGCATATCGACTACATGCTCTCCAAGATCCCCCGGAACCGCTTCCTCGAGGTCGAGGAGGCCGCCGAGATGATCGCCTGGTCCGTCTCGCCGGCCAACAGCTTCACCACCGGCGCCGTCTTCGACCTCTCGGGCGGACGGGCGACCTATTAG
- a CDS encoding DUF4112 domain-containing protein translates to MESSRTAAPARPAPPPADHAARLARLERLAVQLDSRFRLPGTRIRFGWDSIIGLVPGVGDVATLVPAAWIWLEAHRMGAPAGLKARMALNTGVDWILGSIPVVGDLFDVGIKANRRNVALLRAHFGLPADAEVAR, encoded by the coding sequence ATGGAAAGCTCCCGAACCGCCGCCCCCGCGCGCCCCGCCCCGCCGCCCGCCGACCATGCCGCGCGCCTCGCCCGGCTGGAGCGGCTGGCCGTCCAGCTCGACAGCCGGTTCCGCCTGCCGGGCACGCGGATCCGCTTCGGCTGGGATTCGATCATCGGGCTGGTGCCGGGCGTGGGCGACGTCGCCACGCTGGTCCCCGCCGCCTGGATCTGGCTGGAGGCGCACCGGATGGGCGCGCCGGCGGGGCTGAAGGCGCGGATGGCGCTGAACACCGGGGTGGACTGGATCTTGGGCTCGATCCCGGTCGTGGGCGACCTGTTCGACGTGGGCATCAAGGCCAATCGGCGCAACGTGGCGCTTCTGCGGGCGCATTTCGGGCTGCCCGCGGATGCGGAGGTGGCCCGATGA
- a CDS encoding endonuclease/exonuclease/phosphatase family protein produces the protein MIGVALRLLIGAFALALMAVTLLPLWEATFWWVRAWEFPRVHILVLAALTLPLAFALRGAGRWIVAVGMIGVVMWQGAWLRPYAAGAGEAVAMREADDGVTVLSFNVLQSNRDFAATRELIAAVDPDVLVLMETNADWAAALEGTLAGYPTQARSITEDRYGLILATRLPATGVETVTLEGQEAPFAIATVETGSGPLEITAIHPRPPVPRTDGQQRDRQIERAAELARRGDAAALAVGDFNDVPWSRAAQRFRDLGGLLDPREGRGLLNSFDPDSLMLSFPLDQALVTEDVVLEEFRLGPDVGSDHLPLILRLAPDG, from the coding sequence ATGATCGGCGTCGCTTTGCGCCTGCTGATCGGCGCCTTCGCCCTGGCCCTCATGGCGGTGACGCTCCTGCCGCTCTGGGAGGCGACCTTCTGGTGGGTGCGCGCCTGGGAATTCCCTCGGGTCCATATCCTGGTGCTCGCCGCGCTGACCCTGCCGCTGGCCTTCGCGCTGCGCGGCGCGGGCCGCTGGATCGTGGCCGTGGGGATGATCGGCGTGGTCATGTGGCAGGGGGCGTGGCTGCGGCCCTACGCGGCCGGGGCGGGCGAGGCGGTGGCGATGCGGGAGGCGGATGACGGGGTGACGGTGCTGTCGTTCAACGTGCTGCAATCGAACCGCGACTTCGCCGCCACGCGCGAGCTGATCGCGGCGGTCGATCCGGACGTGCTGGTGCTGATGGAGACGAATGCGGACTGGGCCGCGGCGCTGGAGGGGACGCTGGCGGGCTATCCGACGCAGGCCCGCTCGATCACCGAGGACCGCTACGGCCTGATCCTCGCCACCCGGCTGCCCGCCACCGGGGTCGAGACGGTCACGCTGGAAGGCCAGGAGGCGCCCTTCGCCATCGCCACGGTCGAGACCGGCTCCGGCCCGCTGGAGATCACCGCGATCCACCCGCGCCCGCCGGTGCCGCGGACCGACGGCCAGCAGCGAGACCGCCAGATCGAGCGCGCGGCCGAGCTGGCCCGGCGCGGCGACGCGGCGGCGCTGGCGGTGGGAGATTTCAACGACGTCCCCTGGTCGCGGGCCGCGCAGCGCTTCCGCGATCTGGGCGGGCTTCTGGATCCGCGCGAGGGGCGCGGCCTGCTCAACAGCTTCGACCCGGACAGCCTGATGCTGAGTTTCCCGCTGGACCAGGCGCTGGTGACCGAGGACGTCGTGCTGGAGGAATTCCGGCTGGGGCCGGATGTCGGCTCGGACCACCTGCCGCTGATCCTGCGTCTCGCGCCCGACGGCTGA
- a CDS encoding YihY/virulence factor BrkB family protein, which yields MAEPPRHATAAEIAEAQPGRGRDATHPQGIPARGWKDIALRVAGQVSKDHVLLIAAGVAFYGLLAVFPAITALMSITGLLYEPQELVSALEGVTAVVPSDVSEILMAQATEVAGSQQGGLTLGLVLGLGIALWSASAGVGSLIEGINFAYDEKETRSFVKLKALTILMTVLIILGVLVAAVLIVVVPIVLSFVAFAPWVERLIQWVKYIPLALLVIFGLGVLYRYGPDRETAKIRWLAPGTLIAALLWLIASIGFSVYVSNFGSYNETFGSIAGVVVMLLWMWISAVVILLGAELNSEIEAQTARDTTTGIREPMGHRGAVKADNVGPAQ from the coding sequence ATGGCCGAGCCGCCGCGCCACGCTACCGCCGCCGAGATCGCCGAGGCCCAGCCGGGCCGCGGCCGCGACGCGACCCATCCGCAAGGCATCCCGGCGCGGGGCTGGAAGGATATTGCCCTCCGCGTCGCGGGACAAGTGAGCAAGGACCACGTGCTGCTGATCGCCGCCGGGGTGGCCTTCTACGGGCTGCTGGCGGTCTTTCCGGCGATCACCGCGCTGATGTCGATCACCGGGCTTCTCTACGAGCCGCAGGAGCTGGTCTCGGCGCTGGAAGGCGTCACGGCGGTCGTGCCCTCGGATGTGAGCGAGATCCTGATGGCGCAGGCGACCGAGGTCGCGGGCAGCCAGCAGGGCGGGCTGACGCTGGGCCTGGTGCTGGGCCTGGGCATCGCGCTCTGGTCGGCCTCAGCCGGGGTGGGCAGCCTGATCGAGGGCATCAACTTCGCCTATGACGAGAAGGAGACGCGCAGCTTCGTGAAGCTGAAAGCGCTGACGATCCTGATGACGGTGCTGATCATCCTGGGCGTCCTGGTCGCGGCGGTTCTGATCGTCGTGGTGCCGATTGTGCTGTCCTTCGTGGCCTTCGCCCCGTGGGTCGAGCGCCTGATCCAATGGGTGAAATACATCCCGCTCGCGCTCCTCGTGATCTTCGGGCTGGGCGTGCTCTACCGCTACGGGCCCGATCGGGAGACCGCCAAGATCCGCTGGCTCGCGCCGGGCACGCTGATCGCCGCGCTGCTGTGGCTGATCGCGTCGATCGGCTTCTCGGTCTACGTGTCGAATTTCGGCTCCTACAACGAAACTTTCGGCTCGATCGCGGGGGTCGTGGTGATGCTGCTGTGGATGTGGATCTCGGCTGTCGTCATCCTTCTGGGCGCGGAGCTGAATTCCGAGATCGAGGCGCAGACCGCGCGCGACACGACGACCGGGATCCGCGAGCCGATGGGCCATCGCGGCGCCGTGAAAGCCGACAATGTCGGCCCCGCGCAATAA
- a CDS encoding AI-2E family transporter, which yields MSAPRNNPATLAEPHGSQAQAEGLVARGTDPGAPDMAAAEAVPAPTGATAHDRAVAAEAARAQRHPLAVPITGIFVLLLIQGLIFASDFLIPVTSAILGYFILNAPRRGLARVGLPAPVAAAIFTIVIAGVLVFGGMMLATPIQEFVTDIPGLLTRLMGQLTGPGGPFEAFSAAAEATEEALSEAGATRPMQVEVVSDAGIATTVFTVAPGLLSQVVFAICLLFFLTASGDLFIQKAVRVADRFEDKKKTVQTVRTIEARLGNYLGAITLINIGLGVCIGIAMWWWGVPSPWLIGLMATLLNFIPFVGAVIGSLIAGVIAYVAFADPWAGLGVFATYYGLTAFEGQLVTPSLVGQRLRLNVVMVFLSVAFFAWTWSVMGMVVAVPLLIVIKVICDAIPKFRKIGLFLGDAEGFIPGEARGQARAD from the coding sequence ATGTCGGCCCCGCGCAATAACCCCGCCACCCTGGCCGAGCCGCATGGCTCGCAGGCCCAAGCGGAGGGGTTGGTCGCGCGGGGCACGGACCCGGGGGCGCCCGATATGGCCGCCGCGGAGGCCGTCCCGGCCCCGACGGGCGCCACCGCGCATGACCGGGCCGTGGCCGCCGAGGCGGCGCGCGCGCAGCGCCACCCGCTCGCGGTGCCGATCACCGGCATCTTCGTCCTTCTGCTGATCCAGGGCCTGATTTTCGCCTCGGATTTCCTGATCCCGGTGACCAGCGCGATCCTGGGCTATTTCATCCTCAACGCGCCGCGCCGCGGGTTGGCGCGCGTGGGTCTGCCGGCGCCCGTCGCGGCGGCGATCTTCACCATCGTGATCGCGGGGGTTCTGGTCTTCGGCGGCATGATGCTGGCGACCCCGATCCAGGAATTCGTGACCGACATTCCCGGCTTGCTGACGCGGCTGATGGGGCAGCTGACGGGCCCGGGCGGCCCGTTCGAGGCCTTCTCGGCCGCCGCGGAGGCCACCGAGGAGGCGCTTAGCGAGGCGGGCGCCACCCGGCCGATGCAGGTCGAGGTCGTCTCGGATGCGGGGATCGCCACCACCGTCTTCACCGTCGCGCCCGGCCTGCTGAGCCAGGTCGTCTTCGCGATCTGCCTTCTGTTCTTCCTGACCGCCTCGGGCGACCTGTTCATCCAGAAGGCCGTGCGCGTGGCCGACCGGTTCGAGGACAAGAAGAAGACCGTGCAGACCGTGCGCACCATCGAGGCGCGGCTGGGCAACTACCTGGGCGCGATCACGCTGATCAACATCGGCCTCGGCGTCTGCATCGGCATCGCGATGTGGTGGTGGGGCGTCCCGAGCCCGTGGCTGATCGGGCTGATGGCCACGCTGCTCAACTTCATCCCCTTCGTGGGGGCGGTGATCGGCTCGCTGATCGCGGGGGTGATCGCCTATGTCGCCTTCGCCGACCCCTGGGCGGGCCTGGGCGTCTTCGCCACCTATTACGGGCTGACGGCCTTCGAGGGGCAGCTTGTGACGCCGTCGCTGGTGGGCCAGCGGCTGCGGCTGAACGTGGTCATGGTGTTCCTGTCAGTCGCGTTCTTCGCCTGGACCTGGTCGGTCATGGGCATGGTGGTGGCGGTGCCGCTTCTGATCGTGATCAAGGTGATCTGCGACGCGATCCCGAAATTCCGCAAGATCGGCCTGTTCCTCGGCGACGCGGAAGGGTTCATCCCTGGCGAGGCGCGCGGTCAGGCCAGGGCGGACTGA
- a CDS encoding TRAP transporter permease, which yields MTLVVPVAPAPGIAARPLWVALGALTIAAHLGLILYGLVPNLVARPLHMALILPWVFALPAATAGARARGWALAGAGIAACLWIAWNHAALRDQYGFLEGPGQIALAAFLLLLALEGARRMIGWPLPLVAAATLAYGLLGQHIPGSFGHSGTPLASFLGTLTIAEGGLWGSLTGVSVGVVAVFVIFGAVLNAGEAGAGFMNLAAAAAGRLKGGAAKVSVLSSALFGSISGSASANVASTGAVTLPTMTRLGYPRRLAGAVEAVASSGGQIMPPLMGAGAFVMVELTGVPYTGIMAAAFLPAILYFWAVWVGIDGYAARFALRGLAPEERPARRDVIVTSGFFLIPFTILLTMMFAAGFTPQYAAVAAIAAGFGLLAFDAEGPALPRLPARLAEACVTAGRQVAMIAAIILCASIVIGVLGITGLGVKLTSAILAGGGGTLWGALILTALACLLLGMEVPTTAAYVICVSVAGPALIELGLAPLQAHLFVFWFALLSTITPPVCGAVFIAAGMVGENWLRVALTAMALGLGLYLIPLGMIANPQVIGLAARPGAALLAFAVMALGLALVSRAVVGRGHPALRLVLGGAGLALLLGQSALA from the coding sequence ATGACCCTCGTCGTCCCCGTCGCGCCCGCCCCCGGGATCGCCGCGCGCCCGCTCTGGGTGGCGCTGGGCGCGCTGACGATCGCTGCGCATCTGGGGCTCATCCTCTACGGGCTCGTCCCGAACCTCGTGGCGCGCCCGCTGCACATGGCGCTGATCCTGCCCTGGGTCTTCGCCCTGCCCGCCGCCACCGCCGGGGCCCGCGCGCGCGGCTGGGCGCTGGCGGGCGCGGGCATCGCCGCCTGCCTCTGGATCGCCTGGAACCATGCCGCCCTGCGCGACCAGTACGGCTTCCTCGAAGGCCCGGGCCAGATCGCGCTGGCGGCCTTCCTGCTGCTGCTCGCGCTTGAGGGCGCGCGGCGCATGATCGGCTGGCCCCTGCCGCTCGTGGCGGCCGCGACGCTGGCCTACGGGCTGCTGGGCCAGCACATCCCCGGCAGTTTCGGCCATTCCGGCACGCCCCTGGCCAGCTTCCTCGGCACGCTCACCATCGCCGAGGGCGGGCTCTGGGGCTCGCTCACCGGGGTCTCGGTGGGCGTGGTCGCGGTCTTCGTGATCTTCGGCGCGGTGCTCAACGCGGGCGAGGCGGGCGCGGGGTTCATGAACCTCGCCGCCGCCGCCGCGGGCCGCCTGAAGGGCGGCGCGGCGAAGGTCTCGGTCCTGTCCTCGGCGCTCTTCGGCTCGATCTCGGGCTCGGCCTCGGCCAACGTGGCCTCCACCGGCGCGGTCACGCTGCCTACGATGACGCGGCTGGGCTACCCGCGCAGGCTGGCCGGCGCGGTCGAGGCGGTGGCCTCCTCGGGCGGGCAGATCATGCCGCCCCTGATGGGCGCGGGCGCCTTCGTCATGGTCGAGCTGACGGGCGTGCCCTACACCGGCATCATGGCCGCGGCCTTCCTGCCCGCGATCCTCTATTTCTGGGCCGTCTGGGTCGGCATCGACGGCTACGCCGCGCGTTTCGCCCTGCGCGGCCTCGCGCCCGAGGAACGGCCCGCCCGCCGCGACGTGATCGTCACCTCGGGCTTCTTCCTGATCCCCTTCACGATCCTGCTGACGATGATGTTCGCCGCAGGCTTCACCCCGCAATACGCCGCCGTCGCCGCCATCGCCGCGGGGTTCGGGCTCCTGGCCTTCGACGCCGAGGGCCCGGCCCTGCCCCGCCTGCCCGCGCGCCTGGCCGAGGCCTGCGTCACCGCCGGGCGGCAGGTGGCGATGATCGCGGCGATCATCCTCTGCGCCTCGATCGTGATCGGCGTGCTCGGCATCACCGGTCTCGGCGTCAAGCTGACCTCGGCCATCCTCGCGGGCGGGGGCGGCACGCTCTGGGGCGCGCTGATCCTGACCGCGCTGGCCTGCCTTCTGCTGGGGATGGAGGTGCCGACCACCGCCGCCTACGTGATCTGCGTCTCGGTCGCGGGCCCCGCCCTGATCGAGCTTGGCCTTGCGCCGCTGCAGGCGCATCTCTTCGTCTTCTGGTTCGCGCTCCTGTCGACGATCACCCCGCCGGTCTGCGGCGCGGTCTTCATCGCCGCGGGGATGGTGGGCGAGAACTGGCTGCGCGTCGCGCTGACCGCGATGGCGCTGGGCCTCGGGCTCTACCTGATCCCGCTGGGCATGATCGCCAACCCGCAGGTGATCGGGCTGGCCGCGCGGCCGGGCGCGGCGCTTCTGGCCTTCGCGGTGATGGCGCTGGGCCTCGCGCTGGTCAGCCGCGCCGTGGTCGGCCGCGGCCATCCCGCGCTGCGGCTGGTCCTCGGCGGGGCCGGCCTCGCGCTGCTGCTGGGTCAGTCCGCCCTGGCCTGA
- a CDS encoding TAXI family TRAP transporter solute-binding subunit encodes MTFRTTLAALTLAALALPAAAQERVTYKSAKAGSSYYQMGVQLSEALDGAADMTIEESQGSVQNVMEVRARGADYVFTSPPGLIAAAQNAAGPFDGKGDPAFDGIRALFPIPSLTMHFVVSEESGINSFADMAGKTILLGSGSFGAREGEKYLGLFGVADAVDIADAELSNAVAALKNGQIDGFVTAGSYPAPNVIEAAASTGVRVLSLSDEQVEQTGRTRLVIPAGTYAGQDADVVTTSLPVVAYATAAMSEDTAYALTRAYWENKDALGGAAAWWNGVAPEMIGAVTTQIHPGAARYYREIGVALPES; translated from the coding sequence ATGACGTTCCGGACCACGCTGGCCGCGCTGACCCTGGCGGCCCTGGCCCTGCCCGCCGCCGCGCAGGAGCGGGTGACCTACAAGTCGGCCAAGGCCGGTTCCAGCTACTACCAGATGGGCGTGCAGCTCTCCGAGGCGCTGGACGGCGCCGCCGACATGACCATCGAGGAGAGCCAGGGCTCGGTCCAGAACGTGATGGAGGTCCGCGCCCGCGGCGCCGATTACGTCTTCACGTCGCCGCCGGGCCTGATCGCCGCCGCGCAGAACGCCGCCGGCCCCTTCGACGGCAAGGGCGACCCGGCCTTCGACGGCATCCGCGCGCTCTTCCCGATCCCCTCACTGACGATGCATTTCGTCGTCTCCGAAGAGAGCGGGATCAACAGTTTCGCGGATATGGCGGGCAAGACGATCCTGCTCGGCTCCGGCAGCTTCGGCGCCCGCGAGGGCGAGAAATATCTCGGTCTCTTCGGCGTGGCCGACGCGGTGGACATCGCCGACGCGGAACTGTCGAACGCCGTCGCCGCGCTCAAGAACGGCCAGATCGACGGCTTCGTGACCGCGGGCTCCTACCCCGCGCCCAACGTGATCGAAGCCGCCGCCTCGACCGGCGTGCGCGTGCTGTCGCTGTCGGACGAGCAGGTCGAACAGACCGGCCGCACCCGCCTCGTGATCCCCGCCGGGACCTATGCGGGGCAGGACGCCGATGTCGTGACCACCTCGCTGCCGGTCGTGGCCTACGCGACCGCGGCGATGTCCGAAGACACGGCCTACGCCCTGACCCGCGCCTATTGGGAGAACAAGGACGCGCTGGGCGGGGCCGCCGCCTGGTGGAACGGCGTCGCGCCCGAGATGATCGGCGCCGTCACCACGCAGATCCACCCGGGGGCCGCGCGCTACTACCGCGAAATCGGCGTCGCCCTCCCCGAGAGCTGA
- a CDS encoding Bug family tripartite tricarboxylate transporter substrate binding protein has protein sequence MTYRFKALIVGAGILVGGAASAAECIAPANPGGGWDFTCRQIGKIMYDIGAVDQPVQVTNMAGGGGGLAFQSVVNERGDDADLIIAASQATATRLAQDAYGGATADQVRFVGAIGADPGVIVVGADSEFADLGAMLDAMKADPGSVAFAGGSAAGGFDHLKVLQLAQEAGVEDVRQIKYIGVDGGADAITQTVGGFTQGMTGDMSEVVGFIESGDVRVLAVLTEERVPGFEDIPTAKEQGYDVVAVNWRGLYVPKDISDARFQEWADKLQAVADSAEWQEAMEANGLAPFTVVGDDFQAFIDQNIADVQALSREIGIIE, from the coding sequence ATGACCTATCGCTTCAAGGCGCTGATCGTCGGCGCCGGAATCCTCGTGGGCGGCGCGGCCTCAGCGGCCGAATGCATCGCGCCCGCAAACCCCGGCGGCGGCTGGGACTTCACCTGCCGCCAGATCGGCAAGATCATGTACGATATCGGCGCGGTCGATCAGCCGGTGCAGGTCACCAACATGGCCGGCGGCGGCGGCGGCCTGGCCTTCCAGTCGGTCGTCAACGAGCGTGGCGACGATGCCGACCTGATCATCGCGGCGAGCCAGGCCACCGCGACGCGGCTGGCGCAGGACGCCTATGGCGGCGCGACGGCCGACCAGGTCCGCTTCGTGGGCGCCATCGGCGCCGATCCGGGCGTGATCGTCGTGGGCGCGGACAGTGAATTCGCCGATCTGGGCGCGATGCTAGACGCGATGAAGGCGGATCCGGGATCGGTCGCCTTCGCCGGCGGCTCGGCCGCGGGCGGCTTCGACCACCTGAAGGTGCTGCAGCTCGCGCAGGAGGCGGGCGTCGAGGACGTGCGCCAGATCAAGTATATCGGCGTCGATGGCGGCGCGGATGCGATCACTCAGACGGTGGGCGGCTTCACCCAGGGCATGACCGGCGACATGTCCGAGGTCGTGGGCTTCATCGAGTCGGGCGACGTGCGCGTGCTGGCCGTGCTGACGGAGGAGCGCGTGCCGGGCTTCGAGGACATCCCGACCGCCAAGGAGCAGGGCTACGACGTGGTCGCGGTGAACTGGCGCGGGCTCTATGTCCCGAAGGACATCTCGGATGCGCGCTTCCAGGAATGGGCCGACAAGCTGCAGGCGGTGGCCGACAGCGCCGAATGGCAGGAAGCGATGGAGGCCAACGGCCTCGCGCCCTTCACCGTCGTGGGCGACGACTTCCAGGCTTTCATCGACCAGAACATCGCCGATGTTCAGGCGCTGAGCCGCGAGATCGGCATCATCGAGTGA
- a CDS encoding tripartite tricarboxylate transporter TctB family protein — MDLGHGKGDRIFGVAVLLGAVAYAAAAMQLRTGFMSDPVGSKTFPLLVAGVCAICGAVMVLKPDADPDWPRARTWGALAVAVGVLVGYAYALKPLGFLIPTAIAAGVLSYQIDARPRYALLAGLGLSLGLFALFRFVLGLGLSALPAGLS, encoded by the coding sequence ATGGATTTGGGCCACGGCAAGGGCGACCGCATCTTCGGAGTCGCCGTCCTTCTGGGGGCGGTGGCCTATGCGGCGGCGGCGATGCAGCTGCGCACGGGCTTCATGTCGGACCCGGTGGGGTCGAAGACCTTCCCGCTGCTGGTGGCCGGAGTCTGCGCGATCTGCGGTGCGGTGATGGTGCTGAAGCCCGATGCCGACCCGGACTGGCCGCGCGCCCGGACCTGGGGGGCGCTGGCCGTCGCGGTGGGGGTGCTGGTGGGCTATGCCTATGCGCTCAAGCCGCTGGGCTTCCTGATCCCGACCGCGATCGCGGCGGGGGTGCTGAGCTACCAGATCGACGCGCGCCCACGCTACGCCCTGCTGGCGGGGCTGGGCCTGTCGCTGGGGCTGTTCGCGCTGTTCCGCTTCGTGCTGGGCTTGGGGCTGTCGGCGCTTCCGGCGGGGCTGTCCTGA
- a CDS encoding tripartite tricarboxylate transporter permease: MDILSNLALGFSVALSPWTLMLAILGCFIGTIVGALPGLGPSNGVALLIPITFSMGLDATAALVLLTAVYYGAMYGGRISSILLNIPGDEPAMMTCLDGYPMARNGRAGDALVISGVASFVGALLATIALLLIAPMLARVAYLFGPAEYFALYLLAFSTLGGIASKNQAKAALASAIGLGIAMIGLDNQTGLPRFTGGNLHLFDGVDFLVAIVGLFAVSEVFVFIESHGKNTALGVKLDKVTVPWREIWAVRWTMLRSSALGFVAGVLPGAGASLGSFLTYMMEKSIAGDKGGFGTGVAKGVAAPEAGNNSAAGGALVPMLTLGVPGSGTTAVLLAVLMTLNITPGPTLFADRPEVVWGLIASLLIANFVLLAMNVPLVKVFVKVLTVPPQLLLPGVMMVSFVGIYSLTGSYFDLLLMIGFGAMGWLFRKLDIPTVPVILGILLGNAMEDNLRRAMILSDGDVTFLFSSGISIGLWTAAVLGFVAPLFLRRIIRKPEVPDHALPRD, from the coding sequence ATGGATATCCTGTCGAACCTGGCGCTGGGCTTCTCGGTCGCGCTGAGCCCCTGGACGCTGATGCTGGCGATCCTGGGCTGCTTCATCGGGACCATCGTGGGCGCGCTGCCGGGGCTCGGCCCGTCGAACGGCGTGGCGCTCCTGATCCCGATCACCTTCTCGATGGGGCTCGACGCCACCGCTGCGCTGGTCCTGCTGACGGCGGTCTATTACGGCGCGATGTATGGCGGGCGGATCAGCTCGATCCTGCTCAACATCCCGGGCGACGAGCCCGCGATGATGACCTGCCTCGACGGCTATCCCATGGCGCGCAACGGGCGGGCCGGGGACGCGCTGGTGATTTCGGGCGTGGCGAGCTTCGTGGGCGCGCTGCTGGCGACGATCGCGCTGCTGCTGATCGCTCCGATGCTGGCGCGGGTGGCCTATCTCTTCGGTCCGGCGGAGTATTTCGCGCTCTACCTGCTGGCCTTCTCGACGCTGGGGGGCATCGCGTCGAAGAACCAGGCCAAGGCGGCGCTGGCCTCGGCCATCGGGCTGGGGATCGCAATGATCGGGCTGGACAACCAGACCGGCCTGCCGCGCTTCACCGGCGGCAATCTGCACCTGTTCGACGGCGTCGACTTCCTGGTCGCGATCGTCGGCCTCTTCGCGGTGTCCGAGGTCTTCGTTTTCATCGAGAGCCACGGCAAGAACACCGCGCTGGGCGTGAAGCTGGACAAGGTCACCGTCCCCTGGCGCGAGATCTGGGCGGTGCGCTGGACGATGCTGCGCTCGTCGGCGCTGGGCTTCGTGGCGGGCGTCCTGCCGGGGGCGGGCGCGTCGCTGGGCAGCTTCCTGACCTACATGATGGAGAAATCCATCGCCGGCGACAAAGGCGGCTTCGGGACCGGGGTCGCGAAGGGCGTGGCGGCGCCCGAGGCGGGCAACAACTCGGCCGCGGGCGGGGCGCTGGTGCCGATGCTGACGCTGGGGGTGCCTGGATCGGGGACGACGGCGGTGCTGTTGGCGGTGCTGATGACGCTGAACATCACGCCGGGCCCGACGCTCTTCGCCGACCGGCCTGAGGTCGTCTGGGGCCTGATCGCCTCGCTGCTGATCGCCAATTTCGTGCTGCTCGCGATGAACGTGCCGCTGGTGAAGGTCTTCGTGAAGGTGCTGACCGTGCCGCCGCAGCTTCTGCTGCCGGGGGTGATGATGGTCAGCTTCGTGGGGATCTATTCGCTGACGGGCAGCTATTTCGACCTGCTCCTGATGATCGGCTTCGGGGCGATGGGCTGGCTGTTCCGCAAGCTCGACATCCCGACCGTGCCGGTGATCCTGGGGATCCTTCTGGGCAACGCGATGGAGGACAACCTGCGCCGCGCGATGATCCTGTCGGACGGGGATGTGACCTTCCTGTTCTCCTCGGGGATCTCGATCGGGCTCTGGACGGCGGCGGTGCTAGGCTTCGTGGCGCCGCTCTTCCTGCGGCGGATCATCCGCAAGCCCGAGGTGCCGGACCATGCGCTGCCGCGGGATTGA